Below is a window of Macadamia integrifolia cultivar HAES 741 chromosome 8, SCU_Mint_v3, whole genome shotgun sequence DNA.
TCCTTTCCAATGTTTGAtgtgttctttctttctccaaaGAGAGGTGGCCCAAGGTGGGAAGTAGGGCTAGGGAGGAAGGATTCTCTGAAAGCAAGCTTTAATGGTGCCAACCAGTTCATACCAGCACCTAATTCTTCCTTAGACACTCTCATCGCAAGTTTTCAAGCACAAGGTCTTGACATCTGGGACTTGGTTGCTCTTTCAGGTAATGTCATAGGACAATACTTAAGTTACTCAATCTACATGTTCAATCTTGCAACTAAATAAGCTGAAAATTGAATACCCATTTCAAGGCAGTTTGAGAGTGATTACATTATATGTTTAGGTAGTCATACAATTGGAAAATCGCGATGTACAAGTTTCCGGCAGAGGATCTATAACAATATGGAGGAAGAGTATGATTATTACAAGAGATATAAGATCTTCAATGGAATGTTAAGATCCTTTTGTCCTAGATCAAGGAGAGACGATGCAGTAGTACCACTTGATTTCATTACTTCGGCGAGATTCGACAACAAATACTATATCAATCTTCTTCAAGGAAAAGGGTTGTTAGGAAGTGACAATGTACTAATAACTCAAGACCATGAAGGCCACATAGTGAAGCAAGTGTGGTCGTTTGCCTCTGATCAACGACTATTCTTCAAGTCATTTGTGAAGTCAATGATTAAGATGGGAAGCATCAATGTGCTCACCGGAGAGCAGGGAGAGATCCGGCGGAATTGCCGGTTTGTGAACTCTGCAACTCCCTCCAAATAGGAGACACCTTAGGAGATTGTGTTAATACCTAGTAAGCTATAAGGATATAAACCTAATCTTGATGTATTTCCATTTATCATCTTCGTAGAAAAGCAatataatcccataatactccTTGCTATAATTTTAGGATTTGAACAAGTGAATTGAATCTGTGAATTGAAATATTGAATCGGTTCTAAGGTGGCGTTTGTCATCACTTccatttgtttttcttattgaaTGATCAAGAGAAATGCTTTTTTTATGGAGAGCGATTCCTGCTAGGCTACATGGCTCCTGTGCCCTGGAGATACCGAGGGGGATGAAATGATGCACACACTCCTTGAAATGTGAAATCTCACCCCTATTGATGCTCattccccaccccaccccaccctcaCCAAAAAAAGCACTGATGCAGTGGCCACACAGCCTGGCAGCAATCccctacccttttttttttgaaaaaaaaactctgtTTGGGAGCATGGCCTACACCAGCATTCCGATGTGAAAAGACACATCTACCCCTATTTTGGAGAGAAGAGATAGCTACACCAGCGCTCACTGACAAAGAACCACtccccttattttatttatttatttatttcctgtCTTTTCTCCCGTTCCAGCCAAACACCATAACTGGACCAGTAAAAACACTGAAAGCCCAAAGCAAATAACTAATTGGAAAGGTTAATTTGGCCATTTCAAATATGGAGGAAAGCTGTGAATTTCTTACTTGTTAATCAAAATTTTGACAATTCAAAATTGTTAATTACCTACTGCACTTACTACTTCATTTGTTTTTGGATTGTGAACCATTTACAATCAAAATATGGGTGGCACAGAGTCATATTGTAATGTAGGATTTCAGATACTGTGTGCAGTTATGGCCAGCCCATAGACCTCAAACCAGGATTGAGCCCTGGTACCAGACAAGTATATTTTTATTGAAGTGAGGTGAATAAATGGTTCAGTTTAAAAATCCTCCATGGCCATATCATGTTGTCCTATTTAGGTCAATCattgatattttatttccatttgAACTGAAACCAAATATGTAACCCTTTGATTAAATAAGGTTGGTGtcaggggtgtcaatcggttgagCCAGGTCGGTCTTGATCGGACTTAATCGAGCTTGACCACTTGAAAGCCTTGAActgtgaacgcccgtttaagtaaatgggtCTAGCTTTGGGGGGTATGGTAtggtttataatcgggccgGTCGATGTCAGGCTTTAATCGGACTTCCTCAAACGGatcttaaccgggctacggacctatttaagtctaaacgggctttaaacatgcctaccctaaaattcttttcttaagttggttgaatGCCCAAAAATATGTGAGGCAAATctacaattaaaaagaaaaatgatatgagattatggttgttcttacaaagataaaaaagagattattacctttacaacttacaaaataaaacttaattaaatcaaatcctattacaaagcaaaggataagaaaacttaatttgtttgttactagtagtggcaaaataggaattttatgtagtattaaaggggatCGGGTTGAGTCAGGCTACAACGAGTTGGTTCAAATCATGCATAAAAACGTGTCGGTTCGATCGGGAGCCCGACGGGTTAgctacttgcaccgtgaacCCCCGTTTAAAAAACGTGTCGGActttattaatcgggccagtCCAGGTCATGCCATAAATGTGTCAGGTTCAATTGGGCCAACCAATgcgggctcagaattgacacccctagttggtGAATTGAACCTCAAGCACCCTTAGTAAAGTGAGAAGATAAGGCTTCGTTtcgtatcgtttctgttccagaaatgacatttcatgtcaaaaacaaaaatttcagtttctgtgtcaaaatgccatttttaaacgaaaaaatggtgtttcaacattttagatttttatcgggaacgatagttccttttttttgtaaaatggaacgaaactgggaagatgAAACTCCAAagggagttccgtccaatcttgttttttcagtttttttttttttttcactttttgttcaaaaaaaaaaaatagaaacagaccataagtgcaccaaacactttattccttttttttgttccaatagaatgaaaaaactccaaaaacttttttttagaatgataccaaacggagcctaattCGTTTTATTCTtattgtctttttttatttacataCATAGAATTCCATCCTGCGTGAATGACTACAAGCAGAAGGACAAGGTGCATAAGTTATTGAACAGATCATTCAATCAAAATGAATTAGATAAGAAAGTAGTTCAAGATGTAATTGCACCTAAAATCTCCAAGTGTATCATAAGAACTACAAAAAGAgggtgttttgtttttttcatataattataGTTCTTATTGTCTAAACtttcattttgatattttcttcaattccaTGGATTACACCTACTTGCTCAAATACCTCGACAATTCTCAATTGTTGACACATATAAAAGGGTGTTAGCACCCAATTGTTGAGTTTTGGTTTTCTTGCTAGGGCACATGAAGCCTTGTCTTTGTTGTTTAGGTGATTTACGACCACCCTAGGGGCTGAAAGACTTTCTTTTTCGTTTATGAAGTTGCCTCCATGTTAGGTTTGGAGAGAGATGGGACTGTAATAGGGGGAGCATATGTAagctttttctttcaattgCCGGCCAAATGACTATAGGATCATCAGTCTACTCTACCTAAATTTACCATTTTGAAACTCATACAAAAGGTTTTTCTGTACCAGCTCTTTcttgtaacaccctaatttgATTTAACCCTACTCTATGTTCAGGTAAAGAGGCAGAGGAGAGAAAGGCATCCCTTGCATGGTTGGCAATACTGGAGTGCCACAAAGGCAAAGATGATCCCACTTGTTGATGTCCAGCCTACCAGTACCATTGGAGAACCGATCAAGAAACATGGGCATACAGGTAAATTTTCAATTTAGATGGGATAGGACATCTTAGACCCTAGCACAGCCCCAAATTGGCTAAAAAGGCTACGACCGGTAGATCCAACTGGCTAGTTGGTGGGACTGCCAGAATGcagattttttgggttttgatatGTGGGGCCTACTTGCTCACAGAAAAATTTCTACCCACTTGCCCATAAATAGAGGCATGTTTGGGGGGTCCCAATTCACCTTTTACCTCTGAGAGCAAAGATGCATAGGTTaaggaataaaataataacCTAAATTATGTGTAATGGGTTATTAAAGAGGCTCTAGCCCAAACAGTCCTAAGGGCCTTAGCACTGTTTAGGCTAGGCTATAAATATCCTTAGGGTGGGGATTTACTCATTTCTAACCAGTTTCTAATGCTAAtacagtaagaagaagaaggaagaacagggaagaataagaaggaaggagaaggaaaggaaggaagaagaagaaattgggaGAGAGTTTTTTCACTTGAGACTGCTACTGGACTAGCACTGTCCACAGGTGAGTGCTACTATCTAGTACAGTAGGAAATTTTGATGGTTACATTGAAATGGGTAAGTAGGgttttgaaataacctagaggggggggtgaataggttatactagtgaaaattttaattctttccaatgtataggtcccaagtgtgattgtaaattaaaaacgATGCAGAACAAGTAAAATatgcacaatcacacaacacaagatatatagtggttcgaatcaatctgagtctagtccactccctataaaattctcttgtaaggtattccactagttctctcTTTCAGTAcgataggtagggaagaaaatctttacaatctttttcacggataagtgtatccttacaaatcccctttacaggtagagaggcgtctttacaatctcctttgcaggtagagaggcaccttacactcttttaaggataagaggatccttacaatctcttaaggatgagaggctccttacacaagcctaagtacagtttagacttaatgtaaaataaaaaatggaaaagtagAATAAAAGTGGATTACCTCCGATGTGgagcaaatgaaatatgcaatgatgatagaatgaatgcaccttttgaagtcttcttgatgcttttaatgtaaatgccaagatgtagatgaagacttgtacaTGGTcttaagttcctcttgaatgtaaaatgaagaacttaaactcaagaaatggtgtagaccaattctcacttctaatgctcaaataatgcttctccaaagttgagattaattgttaattaacgagtagcattagaggtatttataggtaagcTTAGGAGAACATTTTAGGcagtaaatctcacttaaaTGGTCATATTCTAGGTCCATCGGttgaccgccatcggtagctgATCGACccccaagagccgttgaggcaaaatataacCATTGGGAACTTCCAAGTAGTCACCGGTCGATTGAGACTTTCCACCGATTGATCGGATATGATCTCGATAGTTTCGATCGATCAGCGCTTccaaccggtcgaccgccaacatgacagactctgttttgatcataacttttttGTCCGACTTTGGATTGACCTGAAATTAGTTGCATTAGAATTgtgactcaatttcctacaacttctatgaaagttttatctcctgatactaactctAATATTATCCAAAATGCcattgagtcaggttaatgtggttttcacataATTTCAttagaacatatttttcctaatatgtttttcaccacttagagacttttcatacttggtcaagatatgctctatggtcattctagtatgatgcagtgcacatgcatgtggtgagtgcatatatatatatatatatatatgtgtgtgtggaagttacaaattacattaaaaatgactaatctatcctagtggtcttcttcttcacttgaaccttccactctttggcacttcatcttcttttctttttgtttacaaTTCCAAGTCTTTGAGCTttatgtcttgacatcttgaagcttgaattcttctggtaccttcttcaagtatttataccaacttgttgatactcctcatttgatgacttcaatcttcatttattcatttcattcatcaaattcgatatttgatatgaagtctctacaaaacaatacttgaaggcaaattgtaaaatacctttatatgtttgttatcatcaaaaccaactataggagtgtgggcatatccctaacaatctcccattttttgatgatgacaaacagaTAATTCtcagataaaataaataatcaattatcaataaattagagaattttttcacaatttctccccctttgtcaatagcaaaaagtggggtattaaaaatctctatattgTCTTTCCCCCGTTTTAACCTTGACAAGGAGTGTGGGCAAAATAGCCCCCCCAAGGGTATgcttaagagaaaaaaataagcatGTAATCAAGACTAAGACATGCTCCCCCTAAGCATATGCTtcatgtaaaaatgcattcaaataACGAGTATTAAGGTGAAGCTCCCCTTAAAAATATACAATAGATGTCAATGAAGCTAACATACATTCAAGCAAGATAGACcattaaaaattctaaaatggTTGATGATGCCAATCATTGCCAATTTTGACAAACATTCTAGTGTTTCAAATTTTCTAGTAAATATATCTATTAGAGAACCTTTTGGAGAAGGATATTTCATCCCTTTTCTAATGGTACCAAAACAACCATCAATGCATTATCCATCTTTTACTTTGGCTCTTTAATCCAATATAATCAAGCatatattggtccccataatctcatgggtccatccatgTTACGATCAAAATATCCCTTTGGTTTCCAAACTCTTTTGGGTGTGTGAGGTCTAAATGGTGTGTATGCCCtttgtgaatcatatatttcataatgtgTAGGTGGCttataagatttaaaatctctttgagtctTATATGATCTATAAAGTGGATAAGGCCTTtgtggtgcatatgattgttGTGGAGTATGTGACATATGATGTGTTTGTGGTCAATAGGGAGTATATGGTCTGaaatccctttgagatttgaaatttttttgaggtCTATCATGCCTCTTGGAGGGAGTGTAATAATATGCATAATGGATGCTATTCCTTTTTGGAACTTGCCTTTGGTCATAATggggatttcttctctttggagaaactacattttctttttctttcccttgaggtGAGGTTCTACCATCATAGCCAAGTCCTTTTTTGTCTTGAGGACTTTTGCATTGGGATCCTAATAATGTATCCAAAGTCttttgacctttagtaaatgtatgaaatatGATAGTTAACTTTGAGTTATCCTCCTCGAGTTCATACATCTTAGATGTCAAGAATTCTATCCTCTTGTTGAGAAAAAGAACCtcattttccaaattagacttttcagtctcaagtttcaagatttcttcatataaagcttcaaaagcttgttgaagatcatcatcattagattcattatttgaagtatataaataatgagattgagaacttacctcttgttctttaTCTCCATGAGCCATTAAGGCAaggtctgtgacttcttcatcgGAGTCACTTTTATCTTCATCCGATGAgacttcctcatcattttcttcttcactttcttcatccaattctttagatgctttgaaagcaatgaatttaGGATGTGCTTCCTTGAATTCTTCATAGAAATCCTTTTCATGGGTAAGAAGTGAGCCCATTAATTCATATAGACTTATCTCGTTCAAGTCTTGGGCTTCATTGATAGCAGTCGTCTTTGGTTTCCACTTGGTAGGTAGTGACCTAAGAATTTTTTTAGCCATCTCAGAGTTAGTGTAAGCCTTACCAAGTCCTTTCAAGGAATTTATAATATTAGTAAATTTAGTAAACATAttagaaatattttcatattcatgcatttcaaataattcatattcttgtataagcatgtttacttttctttctcttaccttTGTAGTACCTTCATATATTACTATAAGtgtatcccaaatttctttggcgttttcacacatacttactctgttgaattcttcctcatttaaagcACATTGAAGATAGGTGAGAGCCCTGAAATTGTATTGAAGAAGTACTAGATCATCGACTGTCAATTATGATTCCTCCTTTGGCGCCGCCTTTTCATTTAtaattttggtgatgacatatggtcctctttctatagttctccaaacaagaaaactatatccacaaataaaattcttaaatctacaTTTTCAGAAGGAGAATTTTTCTCCATTGAACTATGGAGACCTAGATGCATCCATTCTTTCAGGTGG
It encodes the following:
- the LOC122087633 gene encoding peroxidase 20-like, with the translated sequence MEVIKSSLMILALLFLHGAMADSNYNGGLLYFDYYKESCPLAEEIVRRNVEVAVLKEPRMAASLLRLHFHDCFVMGCDASVLLDSYGDIQSEKQAGPNLNSARGFEVIDEIKAILEHACPCTVSCADILALIARDAVELRGGPRWEVGLGRKDSLKASFNGANQFIPAPNSSLDTLIASFQAQGLDIWDLVALSGSHTIGKSRCTSFRQRIYNNMEEEYDYYKRYKIFNGMLRSFCPRSRRDDAVVPLDFITSARFDNKYYINLLQGKGLLGSDNVLITQDHEGHIVKQVWSFASDQRLFFKSFVKSMIKMGSINVLTGEQGEIRRNCRFVNSATPSK